The following proteins come from a genomic window of Heyndrickxia acidicola:
- a CDS encoding VOC family protein has product MIIGMHPYLVLNGNGQEAVKFYEKALNAKVLNVQTFGDMPGNPESQLPEEAKNLVLNAHLKVGNTDLMLSDTFPGQSYQVGGQVTVALLVNDPDESREIFGKLEDGGHVAMALQETFWSPLYGQVTDKFGVTWQVSTQTEEEK; this is encoded by the coding sequence ATGATCATTGGAATGCATCCTTACTTGGTTTTGAATGGAAATGGACAAGAAGCCGTCAAGTTTTACGAAAAGGCATTGAATGCAAAGGTTTTAAATGTCCAAACATTTGGAGACATGCCTGGAAATCCTGAGTCCCAGCTCCCTGAAGAAGCAAAAAACCTAGTATTAAACGCACATTTAAAAGTCGGCAATACAGATCTTATGTTATCGGATACGTTCCCGGGGCAGTCATATCAAGTGGGAGGCCAAGTGACTGTAGCCCTTCTCGTCAATGATCCAGATGAATCAAGAGAGATCTTCGGGAAGCTTGAAGATGGCGGCCATGTGGCTATGGCTCTCCAAGAAACCTTCTGGAGCCCATTATATGGACAGGTCACAGACAAATTTGGTGTAACCTGGCAGGTTTCCACTCAAACTGAGGAAGAAAAGTAA
- a CDS encoding GNAT family N-acetyltransferase — protein sequence MKILETERLILRVQTASDAAFILELMNDPSWIKFIGDRGIRTVEDAKNYILNGAVRMYEQYGFCMFLVERKEDGVPLGICGLAKRDALEDIDIGFAFLPAYRGKGYASEAALAVMEYAKATLGLNRIVAITTQDNHSSASLLEKTGLKLERLIQLPGDPENLRLFVFDRQRENE from the coding sequence ATGAAAATACTTGAGACAGAGCGTCTTATACTTCGAGTACAGACCGCCAGCGATGCTGCTTTTATCCTTGAACTGATGAATGATCCTTCATGGATTAAGTTCATTGGGGACCGCGGAATTAGGACGGTAGAGGATGCTAAAAACTATATTTTGAACGGGGCCGTCCGTATGTATGAGCAATACGGTTTCTGCATGTTTTTGGTAGAACGGAAAGAGGACGGTGTCCCGCTTGGCATCTGCGGTCTTGCCAAAAGAGATGCCCTTGAGGATATCGACATCGGCTTTGCCTTTTTGCCAGCATACCGCGGGAAAGGTTATGCCTCGGAGGCTGCTCTGGCGGTCATGGAATACGCGAAAGCTACACTTGGGCTGAACCGCATTGTGGCGATTACCACGCAGGATAATCATTCTTCCGCCAGCCTTCTTGAAAAAACAGGTTTGAAGCTTGAACGCTTGATTCAGCTGCCCGGTGATCCTGAAAACTTGAGACTGTTTGTTTTTGATAGACAAAGAGAGAATGAGTGA
- a CDS encoding PadR family transcriptional regulator: MEHRSLILLGLLMNQSQHGYQINEFIERNLSTVTDMKKPTAYAALDRLSQNGYIDIQLEQEGNRPTRKVYSINENGKQYFYNLLLNNLASAESVNYQGDIGLMFIDLLPLEKTIPALKERLKKNQELIERFKKTPAHAERSGVNLAIHHKLTMLEAEAGFLKKTIRQLGSQD; the protein is encoded by the coding sequence ATGGAACATCGCTCACTTATTCTGCTTGGGCTGCTCATGAACCAAAGCCAGCATGGGTATCAAATTAATGAGTTTATAGAAAGAAATTTAAGCACCGTGACGGATATGAAGAAGCCTACTGCTTATGCAGCATTAGATCGATTGAGCCAAAATGGTTATATTGATATTCAATTAGAGCAGGAAGGAAACAGACCGACACGAAAAGTGTATTCGATTAATGAGAACGGCAAGCAATACTTCTACAATTTGCTTTTAAATAATCTAGCTTCAGCCGAAAGTGTGAATTACCAAGGAGATATTGGGTTAATGTTTATTGATCTTCTCCCGCTGGAAAAAACGATTCCTGCGTTGAAAGAACGTTTAAAGAAAAATCAGGAATTAATTGAGAGGTTTAAAAAAACACCCGCACATGCAGAGCGTTCAGGTGTTAATCTTGCCATCCATCATAAGCTGACAATGCTTGAAGCCGAAGCGGGTTTTCTTAAAAAAACGATCCGCCAGCTTGGAAGCCAGGACTAA
- a CDS encoding ABC transporter ATP-binding protein yields the protein MGTKLVLDNISKVYGDGDTSVKVLDRVSLEVKPGEFIAVAGPSGSGKSTFLSIAGALLSPSSGRVILDNIEVNKLSSKKMNQLRLEKIGFIFQSSNLIPYLTVKDQLLLITELAGKKKQQAETKAKQLLERLGLTHRAHHFPESLSGGERQRAAIARAWMNNPEIILADEPTASLDSERGRTVVKMLADEVKLREKAAIMVTHDKRMLDLCDRVIYIEDGRLSETRSNN from the coding sequence ATGGGAACAAAACTAGTGTTAGACAACATCAGCAAGGTTTACGGGGATGGGGACACATCCGTCAAGGTCCTCGATCGTGTTTCTTTAGAGGTAAAGCCAGGTGAATTTATTGCAGTTGCAGGTCCATCGGGATCAGGAAAAAGTACGTTCTTATCCATAGCAGGTGCACTGCTTTCACCCTCAAGCGGAAGAGTCATTTTAGACAATATCGAAGTAAATAAGCTTTCATCTAAAAAAATGAACCAGCTCAGGCTCGAAAAAATTGGGTTCATCTTTCAATCTTCTAATTTAATTCCTTATTTGACCGTCAAGGACCAGCTCTTATTAATAACTGAGCTTGCCGGTAAAAAGAAGCAGCAGGCAGAAACGAAGGCAAAACAGCTTTTAGAACGTCTTGGCCTTACACACCGCGCCCATCATTTTCCGGAAAGTCTCTCAGGAGGCGAACGGCAGAGGGCTGCGATAGCAAGGGCCTGGATGAATAACCCGGAGATCATCCTTGCTGATGAACCCACTGCCAGCCTTGATTCTGAACGGGGACGGACTGTCGTAAAAATGTTGGCTGACGAAGTAAAGCTTAGAGAAAAAGCGGCTATTATGGTTACTCATGATAAGCGGATGCTCGATCTGTGTGACCGCGTCATCTATATAGAAGATGGAAGATTATCAGAAACCCGATCAAACAATTGA
- a CDS encoding S8 family serine peptidase, producing MKSRKKLMKKATAFTLGAGLVYSSLTTLNISMPTKVHAATNTTAETILAKLTPEQRQALKQLTADNKSGLFLNSDVNTDSSKPVSVIVEFKSKPHKVAVLQSAVQGKSLTDGQAKSDVDADHQTFQNDLQSAFKTKSDGSYKVKREYKNAFNGVALEVPANKLKELVKSSAVQAIYSDSKVTVEPPEKEAQPSKEAQGQGMSEENSYLNINKLHQEGYTGKGVKVAVLDTGVDYNHPDIKAAYKGGYDFVDNDNDPMETTYADWVKAGKPGGDPTAYETEHGTHVSGTIVGQGKNDSPYATTGIAPDADLYVYRVLGPGGSGSTENIMAGIDKAVADGMDVMNLSLGANYNDPLYPDSIAINNAVLSGVTAVVAAGNSGNGMYTVGSPGGAALALTVGASDVPEQIPTMKGHLDSMNSDMRLLAKGFSDTISDFAGKSLPIVSVGGYGQASDYTGLDVKGKVVLVQRGTSTINDKILQAKLNGAAAILIYDNVTTEDYMPFYLGEGTDFIPSFNLTNADGLALKQKIAAGSTQFSFSDPGSFSTTGDNLADFSSRGPSRVTYDIKPEVTAPGVSVLSTVPGFVHSPDNPADYKYAYERMSGTSMATPEVAGIAALLLQAHPYLQPEDVKSILMNTADPLSKTYSVFEEGAGRVDPEKAIESTMEIKVKENTPTIINGREKQIKEDTGALSFGNETFTGKDITDSRSISFKNYGKNAKNFDVSVTYQTDARGSKDAQKNGVTVDTVKSIKVPGNSEVTKKVTLTIPKTAEKGIYEGYIVYTNHDNPSETYRIPFGVHFVEEGFQDVSLDRLTMTSDRNNLTNPFFNPYNYGSFTLKSHMRYIDAVVEDASTGKDVGYLGTMDGTQFDEGVPYRFNAFMGFYYPFTNDPSNPISSHEILAPQGHYKLKLIGYDDAGRSFTASQDMFIDNTMPDKYDVQVEGEKAGNPFVEYKPGQQTVPVTASIHDQMINTMKSAGFNTDQSKNGIWYYYNSPWPSGQLTLDAKGNGQDDIAMDPSSQVLNLRFEGIDAAGNSYGRKQYFFVQNDTPYVYGQPNTATRLNQVNAHIGDTVTITLTANNVNKVKQAAYSFSTYTEDTNIVGISLNPKAKKLGGKLDVKTTNSNDTVNTNVNVAFDGTSEVSGDIPMVDVTLQIPDMKDIAPVSSFRTVTSTFTSTDNTVTSPFTYVAPINILPDFSSVIGYIHADGLLDANGDYDYSKDYTKVGANVTIQDSNGKTYTSTMDKYGQFYATGLPVTRDMFTLIEDIPGHFTMYDHFTGAYKTMDGEDYGIYKRLGTETVDQAIGGDVNKDNVIDIQDALAIQTYWGTNKRSADINDDGIVDAKDFAFVEKNFGMQNPTVDNAPKPQLKYKGKTLADIKNELGIK from the coding sequence ATGAAATCCAGAAAAAAATTGATGAAAAAAGCCACGGCCTTCACATTAGGAGCTGGCCTGGTTTATAGCAGTCTTACAACCTTAAATATTAGCATGCCAACGAAAGTCCATGCAGCAACAAACACAACTGCAGAAACCATTTTGGCCAAATTAACGCCTGAACAAAGACAAGCATTGAAGCAGCTGACAGCCGATAATAAATCCGGACTTTTCTTGAACTCAGATGTCAATACCGACAGTTCAAAACCGGTATCCGTTATCGTAGAGTTTAAGAGCAAGCCTCATAAAGTGGCCGTTCTTCAATCCGCAGTTCAAGGAAAAAGCTTGACGGATGGCCAGGCAAAAAGCGATGTAGACGCAGATCACCAGACGTTTCAAAACGACCTGCAATCTGCTTTTAAGACAAAGAGTGATGGTTCTTATAAGGTAAAACGTGAATATAAAAATGCCTTTAACGGTGTCGCGCTGGAAGTACCTGCGAACAAGCTGAAGGAATTAGTAAAATCAAGTGCGGTTCAGGCCATCTACAGTGATTCAAAGGTAACCGTAGAGCCTCCTGAAAAAGAAGCCCAGCCTTCGAAAGAAGCTCAGGGTCAGGGAATGTCAGAAGAAAATTCTTATTTAAATATCAATAAGCTGCATCAGGAAGGCTACACAGGCAAAGGTGTTAAAGTAGCCGTGCTGGATACAGGTGTTGACTACAACCATCCTGATATTAAAGCAGCCTATAAAGGCGGATACGATTTCGTTGATAATGACAATGATCCAATGGAAACCACGTATGCAGATTGGGTAAAAGCCGGGAAGCCAGGCGGGGACCCAACCGCGTATGAGACAGAACACGGGACTCACGTTTCCGGCACGATTGTCGGCCAAGGGAAAAATGACAGTCCCTATGCGACAACAGGGATTGCGCCAGATGCAGATTTATATGTATACCGTGTGCTTGGCCCTGGAGGTTCAGGCTCAACGGAAAACATCATGGCCGGGATTGATAAAGCAGTTGCAGATGGTATGGACGTGATGAACCTGTCTTTGGGCGCCAACTATAATGATCCGCTTTATCCGGACAGCATTGCCATCAACAATGCGGTTTTGAGCGGTGTGACAGCAGTTGTAGCAGCTGGGAATTCTGGTAACGGCATGTATACCGTAGGCTCTCCTGGAGGTGCTGCACTTGCCCTGACGGTAGGCGCAAGTGATGTGCCGGAACAGATTCCGACCATGAAAGGCCATCTGGATAGCATGAATTCTGACATGCGTCTACTGGCAAAAGGGTTTAGCGATACCATTAGCGATTTTGCAGGGAAAAGCTTACCAATCGTGAGTGTCGGCGGTTATGGCCAGGCAAGCGACTATACAGGCTTAGATGTGAAAGGGAAAGTGGTTCTTGTTCAGCGCGGTACGAGCACCATCAATGATAAGATCCTTCAAGCTAAGCTGAATGGTGCTGCAGCAATCCTGATCTATGACAATGTAACGACTGAGGATTATATGCCATTTTATTTAGGGGAAGGAACCGATTTTATCCCATCCTTTAATTTAACCAATGCAGACGGACTGGCATTGAAGCAAAAAATTGCTGCAGGCAGCACGCAGTTTTCATTTAGCGATCCAGGTTCTTTTTCTACAACAGGCGATAACCTGGCTGACTTCAGCTCCCGCGGGCCTTCGCGTGTCACATATGACATTAAGCCTGAAGTGACCGCACCGGGTGTAAGCGTCCTATCGACAGTTCCTGGCTTCGTTCATAGTCCCGACAATCCGGCTGACTATAAATATGCGTATGAACGCATGTCTGGAACCTCGATGGCGACTCCGGAAGTAGCGGGCATTGCAGCCTTATTATTACAAGCTCATCCATATTTGCAGCCTGAAGATGTGAAATCGATCTTAATGAATACAGCCGATCCATTAAGCAAAACGTACAGTGTCTTTGAAGAAGGGGCAGGACGTGTCGATCCTGAAAAAGCGATCGAGTCGACAATGGAAATTAAAGTAAAGGAAAACACTCCGACCATTATAAATGGCAGAGAAAAGCAAATAAAGGAAGATACAGGGGCATTAAGCTTTGGAAATGAGACCTTTACTGGCAAGGATATTACCGATTCACGTTCCATTAGTTTTAAGAATTATGGTAAAAATGCGAAAAACTTTGACGTAAGTGTCACTTACCAGACGGATGCAAGAGGCTCAAAGGATGCACAGAAAAATGGCGTGACGGTTGACACGGTCAAGTCCATTAAGGTGCCAGGCAACAGTGAAGTAACGAAAAAGGTAACGCTGACCATTCCAAAAACGGCGGAAAAAGGCATTTATGAAGGCTATATTGTGTACACCAATCACGATAATCCTTCTGAGACCTACCGGATTCCATTCGGCGTGCATTTTGTGGAAGAAGGGTTCCAGGATGTCAGCCTTGACCGTTTAACCATGACAAGTGACCGTAATAACTTGACCAATCCATTTTTCAATCCTTACAACTATGGAAGCTTTACATTAAAATCGCATATGAGATATATCGATGCGGTCGTGGAAGATGCTTCTACAGGCAAAGATGTGGGGTATTTAGGAACAATGGATGGAACACAGTTCGATGAAGGAGTACCTTACCGATTCAATGCGTTTATGGGATTTTATTATCCATTTACCAATGATCCAAGCAACCCAATCAGCTCCCATGAGATTTTAGCACCGCAAGGACATTACAAGCTGAAGCTCATTGGCTATGACGATGCTGGCAGATCTTTTACAGCTTCACAGGATATGTTTATTGATAACACCATGCCGGATAAATATGATGTACAAGTGGAGGGTGAAAAAGCAGGCAACCCGTTCGTCGAGTACAAACCTGGCCAGCAGACTGTGCCCGTAACAGCTTCGATCCATGACCAGATGATCAATACAATGAAATCAGCCGGATTCAATACGGATCAATCCAAAAATGGCATCTGGTATTACTATAATAGTCCTTGGCCGAGCGGACAGCTTACGTTGGATGCCAAAGGCAATGGCCAAGATGATATAGCCATGGATCCGTCTTCACAGGTATTGAATCTGAGATTTGAAGGAATTGACGCCGCAGGAAATTCCTATGGCCGAAAGCAGTATTTCTTTGTACAAAATGATACGCCATATGTATACGGTCAGCCGAATACCGCAACACGCTTAAATCAAGTCAATGCACATATTGGAGATACGGTTACCATTACACTTACAGCCAACAATGTAAACAAAGTGAAACAGGCTGCCTATAGCTTCTCAACATATACAGAGGACACAAACATAGTCGGCATATCCTTGAACCCGAAGGCGAAAAAGCTTGGCGGTAAACTCGATGTCAAAACAACGAATTCAAATGACACCGTCAACACTAATGTGAATGTGGCGTTTGATGGAACCTCAGAGGTATCAGGAGATATTCCAATGGTCGATGTAACCCTTCAAATACCGGATATGAAGGATATTGCACCTGTGTCAAGTTTTAGAACGGTTACTTCAACCTTTACAAGTACAGACAATACCGTAACAAGTCCATTTACGTATGTTGCACCGATCAATATCTTGCCGGACTTTTCAAGCGTTATCGGCTATATCCATGCAGACGGCTTATTAGATGCAAATGGCGACTATGATTATTCCAAGGATTACACAAAGGTTGGCGCAAATGTAACCATTCAGGACAGCAATGGAAAAACGTATACCAGCACGATGGATAAATATGGACAATTCTACGCTACCGGCCTGCCTGTCACACGTGATATGTTCACCTTAATCGAGGATATCCCGGGCCATTTCACCATGTATGATCATTTCACCGGTGCTTATAAAACAATGGATGGCGAGGATTATGGAATCTACAAGAGACTAGGTACAGAAACAGTTGACCAGGCGATAGGAGGGGATGTCAATAAGGATAACGTAATCGATATTCAGGATGCATTGGCCATCCAAACATATTGGGGAACCAATAAACGCAGCGCCGACATTAATGATGACGGCATAGTGGATGCAAAAGACTTTGCCTTTGTAGAAAAGAACTTTGGCATGCAAAATCCGACTGTGGATAACGCACCAAAACCGCAATTGAAATATAAAGGCAAAACCCTGGCTGATATTAAAAATGAGCTAGGCATTAAATAG
- a CDS encoding dihydrofolate reductase family protein, protein MSQRKVVLFIAQSLDGYIATKEDSLDWLFKVEGEGDNGYSEFLATIDTIFMGKRTYDWIVEEVKGDFPYKEQQCYVFSRKPLEKDENVTFINEEIVEFTSKLKKEKGKDIWMVGGGDLLYTFMKEKLVDELYLTIAPSIIGEGIPLFKEGDFQLDLTLVGIRTFNQFVELHYVVKK, encoded by the coding sequence ATGAGTCAAAGGAAGGTCGTTTTATTTATTGCTCAAAGCCTGGACGGCTATATTGCAACAAAAGAAGATTCCCTAGATTGGTTATTTAAAGTTGAAGGCGAAGGAGACAATGGCTATTCAGAATTTTTAGCAACAATAGATACCATCTTTATGGGAAAAAGAACCTATGATTGGATAGTAGAAGAGGTAAAAGGGGATTTTCCATATAAAGAACAACAATGCTATGTTTTTTCCCGGAAACCGTTGGAGAAGGATGAAAATGTAACATTCATCAACGAGGAGATAGTAGAATTCACTTCCAAATTAAAGAAAGAAAAAGGGAAGGATATTTGGATGGTGGGAGGCGGAGATTTATTATATACATTTATGAAGGAAAAATTGGTTGACGAACTGTATTTGACCATTGCACCCTCCATCATAGGAGAGGGTATTCCATTATTTAAAGAGGGAGATTTTCAGCTGGACCTGACTTTGGTAGGGATAAGAACCTTTAATCAATTTGTGGAATTACATTATGTTGTTAAAAAATAA
- a CDS encoding VTT domain-containing protein, which yields MTALFHLLNEYGYIVLFVSLMLQLIIVPIPSEALLSYVGVLAFQGKMNLILSLLSAGAGGITGASISYWAGYKLGVPFIQKYGRYLHMGPEKMAKMEVWYKKYGKVLLLISYIIPGICHIASILSGIIKLPYRSFAIFSYIGVFLWAGLYIFLGYLLGPKWDQYQSEIEKWLVLGGIVLGIGVIAFIVIKANRQYVKESIILIFQATFKRFGSFFKTKILILEILVFFAILIALMVRMIQAIINHQFGQFNTFCLNAMSFLSSPGWHGIMNTVYALSSVKVLSAISVLTVLVIALNKKNILLELLFFACTIVGTLLFSFGIHWLFHFLFSDISAQFPDAPSMFFVSILSFFFIMLIRHYRNYQVIFFLMLGYLFMLTAYFISGVYLVHAEPSDMMAGYVFSAVWVSGMLFALETFRFISLLKRELNHSSEQ from the coding sequence ATGACTGCATTATTTCATTTGTTAAATGAGTATGGTTATATTGTCCTTTTCGTTTCCTTAATGCTTCAGTTAATTATTGTCCCTATTCCCAGCGAAGCGCTATTGAGCTATGTAGGGGTTCTTGCTTTTCAGGGAAAAATGAATTTGATTCTCTCTCTTCTATCAGCTGGAGCTGGAGGAATTACAGGTGCGAGCATTTCCTATTGGGCCGGCTATAAGCTCGGGGTTCCCTTTATTCAAAAATATGGGCGTTACCTTCATATGGGGCCTGAAAAAATGGCGAAGATGGAGGTCTGGTACAAAAAGTATGGGAAGGTTCTGCTTCTCATTTCTTATATCATTCCGGGTATTTGCCATATTGCCAGTATTTTGTCCGGCATCATCAAGCTTCCCTATCGATCCTTTGCCATTTTCTCTTATATAGGGGTGTTTTTATGGGCAGGACTTTATATTTTCCTTGGGTATTTGCTCGGTCCTAAATGGGATCAATATCAAAGTGAAATTGAAAAATGGCTCGTTCTTGGAGGCATTGTCTTAGGGATTGGGGTTATTGCATTTATTGTTATAAAAGCGAATCGGCAATATGTGAAGGAATCGATTATTCTTATCTTCCAAGCAACGTTTAAACGGTTTGGAAGCTTTTTCAAAACGAAAATTCTCATTTTAGAAATCCTGGTTTTCTTTGCGATTCTCATTGCCTTAATGGTCAGGATGATTCAAGCGATCATTAACCATCAATTTGGACAATTCAATACCTTTTGCCTAAATGCAATGTCGTTTCTTTCCTCGCCAGGCTGGCATGGAATCATGAATACAGTGTATGCCCTCTCCTCGGTGAAAGTCTTAAGTGCGATCAGTGTTTTAACCGTTCTTGTTATCGCTTTGAATAAAAAAAATATTTTGCTGGAGCTACTATTTTTTGCCTGTACTATAGTAGGTACGCTTTTGTTTTCATTCGGAATTCATTGGCTATTCCACTTTTTATTCAGCGACATCAGCGCTCAGTTCCCGGATGCACCTTCCATGTTTTTCGTAAGCATCCTCAGCTTCTTCTTTATCATGCTGATTCGACACTATCGGAATTATCAGGTGATCTTCTTTCTAATGCTTGGCTACCTTTTCATGTTAACCGCCTACTTCATCAGCGGTGTATATCTCGTGCATGCTGAACCAAGCGATATGATGGCTGGCTATGTTTTCAGTGCAGTTTGGGTGAGCGGAATGCTTTTCGCTCTTGAAACATTTAGATTTATTTCCCTTCTTAAAAGGGAACTCAACCACTCCAGCGAACAGTAA
- a CDS encoding ABC transporter permease: MFLSIREFKYAKLRYLLVSCIMVLIALLVLFVSGLAKGLSSDNASSIQNMNADYLVLQHGSDHRLNRSILPEHAFDNVRRELGKKDAAPLNVQMGSITKSRTAKKLDATFFAIDARSMIAPKITEGKNLSLDTMSEVVADQALKKNGIRLGDTIQDQVSGKHFTIVGFTKGQSFSHSPVIHINLNEWKSMNHSTDVNAIAIKADSAMAKKISSTVSGVEVISKKEALKGIPGYQEEQGSLIMMIAFLFIIAAFVLAVFFYVITIQKINQFGVLKAIGAKSGYIARTIIAQIFLLTLASLFIAICLAYGLSYLLPDGMPFDLSVQLVLGCSILFIFVSLLGSLLSLYRVTKIDAIEAIGRAA; encoded by the coding sequence ATGTTTCTTTCTATACGTGAATTTAAATATGCTAAACTGCGCTACTTATTAGTCAGCTGCATCATGGTCCTCATTGCATTGCTTGTGCTTTTTGTTTCGGGACTTGCAAAAGGACTGTCTTCGGATAATGCCTCATCTATTCAAAATATGAATGCGGATTATTTAGTCCTTCAGCATGGATCCGATCACCGATTAAATCGTTCCATTTTGCCGGAACATGCATTTGACAATGTACGCAGGGAGCTGGGAAAAAAAGATGCCGCTCCCCTCAACGTTCAAATGGGGTCCATCACGAAATCAAGAACCGCTAAAAAGCTTGACGCTACTTTTTTTGCCATTGATGCAAGGAGCATGATTGCCCCTAAGATTACGGAAGGGAAAAACCTATCCCTAGACACAATGAGTGAAGTGGTTGCAGATCAAGCATTAAAAAAGAACGGTATCCGCTTAGGAGATACGATACAGGATCAAGTATCCGGCAAGCACTTCACCATTGTCGGATTTACAAAAGGACAATCCTTTAGCCACTCACCTGTCATTCATATCAACCTCAATGAATGGAAGTCTATGAACCATTCAACCGATGTAAATGCCATTGCCATTAAGGCCGATTCAGCTATGGCAAAGAAAATTTCGAGCACAGTTTCCGGTGTTGAAGTGATCAGTAAAAAAGAAGCGTTAAAAGGCATACCCGGATACCAGGAAGAACAAGGCTCCCTCATCATGATGATTGCCTTCCTCTTTATCATTGCAGCCTTTGTGCTGGCGGTATTTTTCTATGTCATTACCATTCAAAAAATAAATCAATTTGGTGTTTTGAAAGCCATTGGTGCTAAGTCAGGGTATATAGCCCGCACGATTATCGCTCAAATATTTCTCCTTACGCTGGCGAGCCTGTTCATCGCGATTTGCCTTGCCTATGGATTGTCTTATCTATTGCCAGACGGGATGCCGTTTGATTTAAGTGTACAGTTAGTCCTTGGCTGTTCCATCCTTTTTATCTTTGTCTCTTTATTGGGATCATTGCTTTCTCTTTACCGTGTAACAAAAATTGATGCCATCGAAGCAATCGGGAGGGCTGCATAA
- a CDS encoding putative quinol monooxygenase — protein sequence MRKFGMMVRFIVKEGKRDTFLHILLGAARSMEELKECEMYMVSSSNDDPDSVFVYEIWSDEKAHQASLELESTQELIKQAQPLLSGVERAGTFTPEGGKGFTGNE from the coding sequence ATGCGCAAGTTTGGAATGATGGTCCGATTCATCGTAAAAGAAGGAAAGCGGGACACCTTCTTGCATATCTTGCTGGGAGCTGCCCGGTCTATGGAAGAGTTGAAGGAATGCGAAATGTATATGGTAAGCTCGTCCAATGACGACCCCGACTCTGTATTTGTTTATGAGATTTGGAGTGACGAAAAAGCTCATCAAGCTTCTTTAGAGCTTGAAAGTACACAAGAATTAATCAAACAGGCCCAGCCTCTCCTTTCAGGTGTAGAGAGAGCTGGCACCTTTACACCAGAGGGAGGAAAGGGCTTTACAGGAAACGAATAA
- a CDS encoding heme oxygenase: MIIVTNRMKTKLGFAEKMAPAFTKPGALQEMKGFVKVEVLITQNLSEHDELNVNVYWDSLEDFSQWKNSDAFKQAHKGSNSSGGESPILESKIIISKLASSLEAK; the protein is encoded by the coding sequence ATGATTATTGTTACGAATCGAATGAAAACAAAATTGGGTTTTGCAGAAAAAATGGCTCCAGCTTTTACAAAACCGGGTGCTTTGCAAGAAATGAAAGGATTTGTAAAGGTTGAAGTGCTGATTACCCAAAATCTGTCTGAGCATGATGAACTAAATGTTAATGTGTACTGGGACAGTCTTGAAGATTTTTCTCAATGGAAAAATAGTGATGCCTTTAAACAAGCACATAAAGGTTCCAATTCCTCTGGCGGTGAATCTCCTATTTTAGAAAGCAAAATCATTATTTCCAAGCTAGCTTCTTCACTTGAAGCAAAATAA